The region TACATATATATCTCCGTGCTGTTCGTGCTGTATGCCGGCGGCAGCGGGATCTATTTCTGGAGCAGGCGTAAGGACGAAACACTGATCGGCTGGATAATGCTCGCCGGGGTTACCGGCGGTTCCGTGCTGCTGATGATCTTTGTCAGGATCTGGGGGTGAGACATGAAAGAAACGATAAAAAAAATCCACCTCTATTCCGGCCTGGGCCTGATGGCGTTCGTGGCGATGTATTTCATCACGGGCTTCGTGATGATCAAGCATGACTGGTTCCCGAGCAAGGACCCGGACAAGAGCACGCGCGTGGAGCAGGTGCAGATTCCCGCAGGGCTCGACCTGGACCAGGCCGGCGAGTGGATCGCCGACAAGTTCGACCTGGGCGGAAAGCCACAGCCGGTGCAGACAGTGGATGACGGCCGCGTCCGTTACCGCTTTTTCCGTCCAGGAGTTAACCTGGTGGCCCACCTGGCGGCCGATAAGGCCAGTGTCGAAATCGAACGCACGCAGTTGGATTTTAGCCGCTTGATGGTCGGCTACCATCGAATGCGCGGCTATAGCGGAAACATTGTCTGGCTGCTCTGGGGCCTGATGTACGATCTGGCGAGCCTGGGCTGCATCGTGTTCGCTCTCAGCGGGGTCTGGGTCTGGGCCACCGCCCGCGAGCGCGACAAGGTGAGCTGGGTGATGCTGGTCACCGGCGTGGGTTTCACCCTGGCGATGATCCTGTATCTGATGCTGACGAAATAAAAACAGGGCGGCCGGGATCAGATTATTGGTCCTGGCCGCCCTGACGCATTTTCAGCCGATTTTTATTCTTTCCGCGCTTGACTGTCGTCGCCGGCAGCGTCCATTTTCCGGTCATTCCGCAGGTATGCCTCGATTTTCCCGGCCAGGCCCAGCAGAGTATCTCCGGTCTTTCGCGCGAGAATTTTCAGGTCATTGTATTCGGGTTTAACTCTCAGTTCACCGGAAGGGAGACGAACTTCCTTGACAGTCACTTCTCCCCAGGGCGTCTTTATTTTCCGGCTGGATCTTTCCAGCGTGATCCGGCTGACCGTGCGATAGCGCAAACCGATTGCAGACGTATTTTCCAGAATCGTGTTAGACAGAGTGTCCACATCCTTTTCCTCGGCCAGCACGTTCAGCCAGACGGCGGGACGGTTTTTTTTCATCTGGACCGGCACCAGGAACACGTCCAGCGCTCCGGCGGCGAACAGGGTCTCCATCAGGTGTTCGTAATATTCGGGGTTCATGTCGTCGATATTGCATTCCAGCACGGCTACATCCCCGGCCTTGCCTTCCGGTTCCGTTTGCTCGCCGAGATGGAGACGCAGCAGGTTGGGGCGGTCTTTCAGCTTGCGGCTGCCCAGTCCGTAACCCACCTGGTTGAAGATCCGCGTCCCGGCCGGCTTGAAATCTTCCGGTTTGACCACGGTGGTAACGATTGCGGCCCCGGTGGGTGTGGTAAGCTCCGCCTCCACATCGGTGTGCTCCACGGGACAGCCGCTTGTGAGCCTGGCCACCGCCGGCACGGGCAGGGCCAGTCGTCCATGGGAAAACTCGACAAAACCGGTGCCGAACCTGAAAGGTCCCGCATAGCAGCGCTCGATGCCAAGGTGGACCAGTCCCGCCGCCGCGCCGACAATATCGACGATTGAATCGAGCGCACCGACTTCATGGAAATGGATTGATTCCAACTCCACCCCGTGCACCGCGGCCTCGGCCTCTCCGAGGCGCAGGAAAATCCGGCACGCGAGTTCGGTCACCTCGTCCGGCAGTGAACTTTTCTCGATCATGGCGTTGATTGCTTTCAGCCCCCGATGGTGGCGGCCTTCCTCGGCATGGACTTCCACCCTGGTGGCCATGATTCCATGCGACTGATCCCGGCCGATCTCGATCCGGACGTCTTCCAGGGAGAGAGCTGTTACGGTTTCCTGGAGTTTTTCCCCTGGGAAACCGTTATCCACCAGCGCGCCG is a window of Candidatus Glassbacteria bacterium DNA encoding:
- the larC gene encoding nickel pincer cofactor biosynthesis protein LarC — protein: MKTAYFDMFSGVSGDMVLGALVDNGFPGEKLQETVTALSLEDVRIEIGRDQSHGIMATRVEVHAEEGRHHRGLKAINAMIEKSSLPDEVTELACRIFLRLGEAEAAVHGVELESIHFHEVGALDSIVDIVGAAAGLVHLGIERCYAGPFRFGTGFVEFSHGRLALPVPAVARLTSGCPVEHTDVEAELTTPTGAAIVTTVVKPEDFKPAGTRIFNQVGYGLGSRKLKDRPNLLRLHLGEQTEPEGKAGDVAVLECNIDDMNPEYYEHLMETLFAAGALDVFLVPVQMKKNRPAVWLNVLAEEKDVDTLSNTILENTSAIGLRYRTVSRITLERSSRKIKTPWGEVTVKEVRLPSGELRVKPEYNDLKILARKTGDTLLGLAGKIEAYLRNDRKMDAAGDDSQARKE